In Euphorbia lathyris chromosome 9, ddEupLath1.1, whole genome shotgun sequence, the following are encoded in one genomic region:
- the LOC136205277 gene encoding uncharacterized protein codes for MGQSLGIFQGRQRRERHIKVITDRVFKRVKNQSGKDTLSFEDLYIAVLLVYNDINKRLPGPHFDPPSKDQVRTMMQECDVNFDGEIDNEEFVKFILKLTSDTFVLVSQGLLVTLIVAPTVAMATKKATEGVPGVGKVLQKVPNSIYASLVTLAIVWFQTSVQDYD; via the exons ATGGGGCAGTCTCTCGGCATATTTCAGG GTAGGCAGCGGAGGGAAAGGCACATAAAAGTGATAACAGACAGGGTTTTTAAACGCGTGAAAAATCAGTCAGGAAAGGATACTCTGTCATTTGAAGATCTATACATTGCTGTCCTACTTGTCTACAA TGATATCAATAAGCGATTGCCAGGTCCTCATTTTGATCCACCCTccaaagatcaagttagaaCCATGATGCAG GAATGCGACGTAAACTTCGATGGGGAGATTGATAACGAAGAATTTGTGAAATTTATCCTGAAGCTAACATCGGATACGTTCGTACTGGTTAGTCAGGGACTGCTAGTGACATTGATTGTAGCCCCAACGGTTGCAATGGCAACAAAAAAGGCAACAGAGGGAGTCCCAGGTGTAGGAAAAGTTCTGCAGAAAGTACCAAATTCAATATATGCATCCCTTGTCACTCTTGCTATTGTGTGGTTCCAAACTTCTGTCCAGGACTATGACTAG